A section of the Deinococcus sp. KNUC1210 genome encodes:
- a CDS encoding IPT/TIG domain-containing protein — protein MTLTGTGFTPGTTVKFGGVAASNVVVNSPTNLTVTNPASSTNGSVDVVVSTSVGTSATSTADQFDYLSFSEFSVPTASSSPLGITSGADGNLWFTELNQPKVGRITPTGVIQEFPTSANSGQGIGITRGPGTDGNVWIAGLSVVGRVAPSGTVTDIPTPTSPNGPNYIAAGPDGNLWFTDYLSNQISRLTPQGTVTPFNVPNGSNNLQGVTGGPDGNVWFTEGTSNKIARITPTGVITEFNIPTATSRPLGITSGADGNLWFTEVAGNKIGRITPQGVITEFNTPSANSKPYGITSGADGNLWFTEYGVDKIGRITLSGSILEFGVPTAVSGVMGITSGSDGNLWFTEQTSNKIGVLKR, from the coding sequence GTGACCCTCACCGGGACGGGCTTTACCCCTGGAACGACCGTCAAGTTCGGTGGCGTGGCGGCCAGCAACGTGGTGGTGAACAGCCCGACCAATCTGACCGTCACCAACCCGGCGAGCAGCACCAACGGCAGTGTGGATGTGGTGGTGTCAACGTCTGTTGGGACGAGCGCCACGAGCACGGCCGATCAGTTTGATTATCTGAGCTTCAGCGAATTTAGTGTGCCGACGGCGAGTAGCTCTCCCCTTGGCATTACGAGTGGGGCCGATGGCAACCTGTGGTTCACAGAACTAAACCAACCGAAAGTCGGCCGCATTACCCCTACAGGGGTCATTCAGGAATTCCCGACGTCGGCGAACAGTGGTCAGGGGATTGGCATCACGCGTGGTCCAGGCACGGATGGCAACGTCTGGATCGCGGGCTTGAGTGTGGTTGGACGGGTGGCACCGAGTGGGACCGTGACGGATATCCCCACACCGACGAGTCCGAACGGGCCGAACTACATCGCGGCTGGTCCCGATGGCAATCTGTGGTTCACTGACTATCTGAGCAACCAGATCAGTCGCCTCACCCCCCAGGGCACGGTGACGCCGTTCAACGTGCCGAATGGAAGTAATAATCTGCAGGGGGTGACGGGCGGCCCCGACGGGAACGTGTGGTTCACAGAGGGAACGAGTAACAAGATTGCCCGTATTACCCCAACTGGGGTCATCACGGAATTTAACATTCCTACGGCGACCAGCCGGCCGCTTGGGATCACGAGCGGGGCGGATGGGAACCTGTGGTTTACGGAGGTTGCTGGGAATAAGATCGGGCGCATCACGCCTCAGGGGGTCATCACGGAATTTAATACTCCCTCGGCGAACAGCAAGCCGTATGGGATCACGAGCGGGGCGGATGGGAACCTGTGGTTTACGGAGTATGGTGTGGATAAGATCGGGCGGATCACGCTGAGCGGGAGTATCCTGGAGTTCGGGGTGCCGACGGCGGTGAGTGGGGTGATGGGGATTACCAGTGGGTCGGATGGGAATCTGTGGTTCACAGAACAGACCAGCAATAAGATCGGGGTGCTCAAGCGTTAA